CGTATTTGTAGCTCtgacccatctctctctccgtgtTTCTGGCAGCAGCGTAACAGCACACAGGAGCGCAGGCCTCGAGTGCCCCCACCAGCCGGACGTTTATGCACCGAGCTCCACCGACACCTGACCACAGCACAGGAGGCCGAGGACACTCCTTCAGCTGACacggaggaggaagaggaagaagaggacgaggaggaggacagcGAGTCTGAGGATGAAGAAGAcgaggtggaggaggaagatgagtcCTCTAGCAGTGAGGGTGAAACCTCCACCCCTCCTGAGCCCGCCAAGCCTCAGTTCACCTCAGAGAAAGAACTGCAGTCCATGGTGGAGCTCATTAAGTACATGCACACCTACTGCCTGCCCACGCGCAAACAGGCCGCCTGGGACCGCAAAGAGCGCGAGTGCCCCGGCCAAGTACGCAGGGCCAGACCTGAGTGCCCCCCGGCTCGTATCCCCTCGAACTGTCACAAGGCCGCCCCCCAAGTCCAGAGCAGCGCCTCTAGGCCTCGCCTTGCCTTCACCCGCCGACGGGAGGTCAAAGCCAACTCACTCCTGCGTGAACTGCTTGAAACAGTCAACTCCTTTGATGTGAGCCAGCCTTACAGGCTCCATAGCCCTCCCTATACCCATGACAGAGGAGCGACCGCCAAGCCAGCACGGGACAGAAATACTGACCTGCTCTGCCTGGCTGCCCACTCAAACAAACCAGAGCTTGCGAAAGACCCTGCTGGCTCAGAAAGGGATAGGGTGCCAGAGGCCCCCCAGAGCCCATATCTGGAGGACACCTCATTCTCCGTCCGCCGCTCGCGGAGGCTCGCCTCTTTCCCCAGCCGTTTTGCCAAAAAGGGCCGTGCAAGCCGGTTGAGCGCGGAGCCTGCATTAGGAGCACAGCTCCCTGGCGAGGAGGACCTGCCGGTCAAACACCCTCTTGGAGACGACCCAGGGATGGACTACATCCTATTTAACAACAGCACTTCCCAAACCTTGGTCACAGCCGACCCTGGTAACCCCTGCTGTCAGCAAGGTAAGGAAGATGGCCGAGATATTTCACTTGTCATGGTCTGACATGAATGAGAAATACAAGCACTTGCTAAAGGTTGTTTCTGCAACTGCTAACGTGTTGTTGTGTACTCTGACCATGTATGGAAAGATCATTGACTCTTTCTGTTGTTATGATTGCAGAGAAACGCGCCTGCCTCTGTCTACCGCTGACTCCAAAATCTACAGGGTTGGTTTTCCGTACTTTACTTACCTACGTGACATAATACATAATACTGCACCCCCACTGaataacaatacatacagtatacactcCTGGCCTGTGTCCCCACtgaataacaatacacacagtatacactCCTGGCCTGTGTCCCCACtgaataacaatacacacagtatacactCCTGGCCTGTATCCCCACTGaataacaatacatacagtatacactcCTGGCCTGTATCCCCACTGaataacaatacatacagtatacactcCTGGCCTGTGTCCCCACTGaataacaatacatacagtacacactccTGGCCTGTGTCCCCACTGaataacaatacatacagtacacactccTGGCCTGTATCCCCACTGaataacaatacatacagtacacagtcCTGGCCAGTATCTCCACTGAacaacaatacatacagtacacagtcCTGGCCAGTATCTCCACTGaataacaatacatacagtacacagtcCTGGCCTGTGTCTCCACTGaataacaatacatacagtacaccctcCTGGCCAGTATCTCCATTGaataacaatacatacagtacacactccTGGCCTGTATCCCCACTGaataacaatacatacagtacacactccTGTCCTGTGTCTCCACTGaataacaatacatacagtatacactcCTGGCCTGTGTCTCCACTGaataacaatacatacagtacacactccTGGCCTGTGTCTCCACTGaataacaatacatacagtacacactccTGGCCTGTGTCCCCACTGaataacaatacatacagtacacactccTGTCCTGTGTCCCCACTGaataacaatacatacagtatacactcCTGGCCTGTGTCCCCACTGaataacaatacatacagtacacactctTGGCCTGTGTCCCCACTGaataacaatacatacagtacacactccTGGCCTGTATCCCCACTGaataacaatacatacagtacacactccTGGCCTGAATCTCCACTGaataacaatacatacagtacacagtcCTGGCCAGTATCTCCACTGaataacaatacatacagtatacactcCTGGCCCATAACCCCACTGAACTCGATCTTGAGTCAAGCAAGCTACTTTTGATTTACACTTCTGGAACTCTTCTATGTGTTTATTTCCTGTGCTTCCACTTTTTTATTTGCTGCTTTCTGGACATAATTTCCCCAACTGACTCCATGCACGTCTTTCATATTAACACAAATCCAAAAATAGGCCTCTATAGGAGGAACAGCTTGCATTGTAATGCCAAAGCTGATCTTACGTAGTGCATGTTCATAATGTATTACGAACTCCAAACACCTGACCCGGAGTCAGTACCCGGCAGGACATCTTTTTGTTTCCAACACCCGTTCCCCAGGCCCTGATGATGAATCcgcaatctctctctctctctcttttccccatGATCAGAGACACACAGTACGCCAACAAGCCCTTTGAGCAGACGCTCGGTGTGGAACTGTGTGGCACAGCAGGTAATGTTGGGACCGTGAGTCAGTGTTGATAATCATGAAGTATTTTATATATTGGCCTGACAGAGCTGGGTGAGAGCAGCATTTTGGAGCTGTATTGTATTGTCCGTTAGAAGTATCATATCGGAACACAAATACCCAAGAGCTCAGTAGTGTGAGAGGACAGGAGGAATGTGTTATGTTGGAAAGAGTCTAATAATGTCATCTGTCTCTTGGGTAATTGTAATCTCGGCATGTTTAATTTGGCTGAGTAGTTACAGTGCTGCTGATATCGTCCTCAAAATCCATTTAACAATTGAAAGTCTAATACTGTCTTCATTCAAAATCAATATGACATTGTGTGCTTGCCTTTAGTTACTGTGATCTCGTGGTAAAACATCAAGGCATTTGGTTCTGCAGGGAAAGCCTTTACAAAGCAGATATTTTGTACAAAAGGTCATAAGAGAGTCCTGACTGAGGAGAGTCCCGTTTGCTTTCAGGCCTCACCCCTCCAACCACCCCCCCTCACAAGCCTGTGGAGGACGAGCTGTTCAAGCCAGAGGTGAAGGGAGAGTCCCCTCCAAAGGGCTCGTGGCTGAACCGGACTCACTCCCGCAAGCTCCCCGAGCAGACTGAACTCTATGCCCAGCTCCGCAAGATGGGCCAGGCCAGTGACACAGAACCCAAAGTCTACCGGACCTTCGGAGACCACGACTACTGCCTGCTGAGCCTGGGGGAGAGCCGGAAGAGGAGCGCGGCCATGCTGTCCCATTCCCTGTTTAGACGCTCCTCTCCGGAGGAGGGCCGGGAGCCGAAGGGGGAGGAAAGGCTCGGGCTGCAGCTTGAAGACAGGCTCTCCTCCAAGACCCCTGAGCACCTGGGTATTGGTACCAGGGCCACCGCGGCATCACCCCAGTCGGCATCACCCCACAACTCGGATGAGGAGGGAGAATGctcctctcgctctccctcccccGTCCTCCACTCCATGTGCTGCCAGCCTCACTCCCCTAGCAGCAGGCCCGACTTCAGGTGAAGATACCAATAAAAGCATTTTTAGTCCGATTATCAGTCACACTCCAAATGACTGTTGCTCCTCCCTTTGCTATGTGACTTCTTCCATTAATCTTGTCTGATTACTCTGCCAtgtgtcctctctctcttcaggtGTGAGAACTCTGAGATGTGCTACGAAGagaagcagaaaaacaaaatatccaaGTCCTTGTTTGAAATTGATGAGGTAAACACCGTTATGCCCTGGGGTTTTCTAGTCATGCAACCCTGATATGTAAAAGTGTGAATTGCCCACTGCGGCAGGTGTCTTATTTTGACGTTACCATGGTGTCGTTGCCTAGGACAACTGCCAAGTGTTCTACATTCACAACCTGCCGAGCAGCGTCACACAAACCATGCTGCGCAAACGCTTCGAGGCCTTTGGCGTCCCGGAGGACTGCAAAGTCATCACCAAAAATGAGTAGGTCCTTTTTATCTGCCTGCCTGGCCACTAACATTCTGAATTACTGGATGCATTGAAGGTGAGGATGACAAgctgtaacgtgtgtgtgtgtgcaccaatAGGGAACGCTGTGGAGTCATAAAGTTCCGCCAGGCGCCCAACGGGCTGCAGAGGCAAAGGCGGGGAGAGCCTGTCTTTCAGAACGGAGGGGTTGGAGTGCACAGGCTCAGCAGGAAGAGATACATAGATCTGGGTAAGGAGAAACCCAGCCTGACAATGATCAAAACAGGATACACACCCATattcaaaacacaaatgtagAGCTTGAAGGTGCATTAACTATGCCAGACTCTTCTAAGAGGCTGCGTGTGCCTCTTGTCTGTAATCCTAATGTGTTGGAGTCGTGTGGACGCGATGACACTGTTCTGAGTGTTTGGTTATTTCTCCAGACGAAGCGGGACCAGGGCCTGTGAAGAGCAAGTACGACGCCCTGGACTTCGACACCCTGCTGAAGGAGGCCCAGAAGAGCCTGCATCGCTGACGGGACCTGGACTGGCGTTGCCTTAGAAACCCCGAACCACCCCGGACTTGTCTCAGTACCTCAATAAAGGCATCTTagtcatgtttacatttttaacgTTGGAATAAGAAACATACCTTGTCTCTTTCAATTGAGGATACTCCAGAAGAAGCTGCCAGGGGTGGTGGGTCAGAGAACGAAAAAGCAAGGAAACATCGTAAAAGCTGCTTCCTGTCTGTGTTCATGACTTTGTCATGACTCGCCGTCAACCCCGCTGAGAGTGGGCTTGCGGTCGTGCGAGACCTCTGTAGCAAACCAATCTCCCTCCGTTGATCGTTatggtgtgtgtctgcgtgtgtgttgttCTTTTGTACCCTTGTTGGTCTCTACTGGTGCAACTGCGAGCTGTTTTTGCCACTACGTCGTACGGTATATAACAAAACCTGCTTTATATTAGCAAACTTGTGGATGTTCAAACTGTGTGTTATGACATaaaactcaaaaacaaaaaaattatttcagcaACTTTAAAAGAGTTtacaaattgaaaatgaaaagaagagaaaaatcTTGGtttatgtaattaaataattttagtGCTTCCTTAATTTCATCTATGCACTGTAACGAGGTAATACTGTTTCTTCTGTCAACTTCTTTCCCCTACTCTGCCATGCTATGCTGCTGGCTGCTCTGATCTCTGGGTCCCCTGCCCACTGCTTCAGAAACAGCTACTCATAGCTTGCTAACACAAATCTTGGATGGCAGTCACTTTCCATCCTACAAACTCAACACAAATGGGGCCATTACTACCAGTGCTATTATATCATCAAGTCAAAGTtccataatcttttttttttttttacccgaAGAAAACTTGCAAGATCACAATCCGTCCTAGCCAGGTCTCTGCACTGTTTCTACTCTCTAAAAATGTCTGCATCGGTCAGTAATTGCTAGCAACAACATTAGACGTTCTATGGGGTCTAGAAGTGGCCCTATACCAATAATGGAATGTACCCCGTTGATCTGAATGTAGAGCCTCTACCTGAATCCAAGAAATTTTCGTTGTGCTCCTTTAGTGAAACTCCATTGTGACCTGTCTCTTTTCAACACAGCCAGCAGCATAGCTGAGGGTGAGAGCCTCTGAGGCTCACCTTACAAGGGGACCACCTCTCTGCTTTTGTCAGAGGCCATATTACCATTAGCACCTGAGAGTGAGAGGGGTGCTGTTAAATCAACTTTGTTGACATTTCCCAGAGGTATGGATGGTACCACATCAGACAAGTGTCTCTACCTCATTTAaatccctccctcttctctggtcctctccctctctaaaCTCTCACACGTCACTCATTGACTTCTGCCAAGCACTCCCTTTCGGATAGGTGGAGGAGGGCAGCTTGGTTTCCCCGCTAAAACTCCCCAAACGTCTCGCCTCGTTGGCTGAAAACTcgaaaaataatttgtgtgtCCGTTTTTATAGTCTCGACCGTGTATCCAATGTGTACTtgatgtctgtctttgtctcgtGTGCGACTGGGCACTGCCATCGCTGGGCTTCTCAGAGGGGCCTGTGGCACTCTGGTGTGCAGGGAGACCGAAGACCTTTTCTCTCCACCTGTCACttgttttcttcaaggacccgGTCCCCGGCCCCTTACTACTGTGCAGCCAAACCTCTCTCTGTGTGGTCATGGGGCCGAGTGCTGCCCCAGCCTTGGCAAACCCCCTTCTTCTTCAGCGACGGATTATCCCTGTCTCCCTTGACTTTCTCTTTATCTAATCTCCTCTGTAACACACATGAAATTGAATGTTTACATCACTGAATTCTCCTTCAAACTTTATTAGAGCGCACACTAAGTACAAAGACGCCTTATTCAGTGTTCATCTAGTATCCTATCAGGATGTGCCTTTTTGGCTTACCCTTGAAGGTTTActgaattaaaaataataataattaaaaatatatgtttagtGCAATACATACTGATTTAGGAAAAAAATACTTatcaaaagaaaaactgaatgaGCATTTGTGCttagtatgtactgtatactaCTAAATGGTGAGAGAATGTGCTGGTttacacaatacaaaaatatatataatataatgtgtaCATAGCACTATGCCTAGTGAAAACCTAAAATGTATCGTTGTGTCTATACAGCGATCTGTAGATGTGCGTTATAAAAGTTGTGTGTCACAATGGCAAATCAGACTGGCAAGGATAAACTGTTTAAAAATGCAAGTTTGAACTATACAGGGAGTTAATGAAGGGAATTTACATTGAAATGACTCGACACAAGTCACACACTGTTGTATAAAGTATCCCTTTAGCTATGCTATAGaagatttgttctttttttaatgacaaaatatttttgatgttttttttttttgtttttttacacaatTGAGATGCAATACAAATATCTGTCTGAGGCAGCCTTACTCAAATCTTGGGAAGGGTTGTTAAAATATGACAGGGGAAGTCCTTGAAAACAGGTCATACAGATCATAATGTACGTTGTAAAACAgctgttaaaaaaagaaaatgactatGTGGTCAGTCATTTTTTTAcatctaaaaatgtatgtttaaaaaagttAGCATAATGATAATTATGATGTTGCACAAAAAAGCTTCACATAGGGAAATATCTGTTCACAACTTTTCATGACAGGAACTAGGCCTATTATTGCCACATTTTGTTGGTACACAGGTTGTTAaaattgttgaatttcagtggatATGTGTATACTAATTGGTAACTTGTGAACATGTGCGACTAAAAGtttggagagagggaaagaaaacagTCAATGCGTTTATAGCCCCTGTTGAATTTTCTACTGGATGCCAGTAGTGGAAGTCATCAAGAGAGTTGAATGACAGCAAACAGCTGATTCTCAAGAGGAGAGCCTTAACAAATAGGGAAAAACTAAAGCTATATCAAATTAGCttttattaatactgttttatctCCTTTGAAatccaatgtgttttattaattaCTGAAGTAATTAAAACTTCTTTCAATACAGCCATATTATAAAaggtatatacatatatatatatatacatatgaaatatatatttgtgtgtttgtgtagataTTTAGATGATTATATACTTTCTTATAGAAGACTTTGATGTTGACCATTTTCCTGAGTGTTTCAGAGCACTTTGATACAATTCAACAACTATTATCAGTCTAGGATTTGCTAGATTGTGAGATAATCCAAAATGTCCTCCTTCCAAAGGGAACCTTCGTCAGACAAGAATGCAATACTTTATTTCCAATCTTTATTTCAGAAAATGGCAAGAAATTGATTTGAGGCAAGTTGACCAAAAACTATATTTGTTGTTGGCTTGAAATCGAATTTAGAAAGCATTTTTCCCCCCTAAATGTCATAGTTCCACATGTTCCACATAAACaaatacagaataaaaaaaaaagaaacattttgtttaattggaAAATGTCTCTTTAAATTCACCATCATGTTAATAAACGCCCTATGGACAGAAAGTGTTTGCAGTACTGGCCCTAGTAGGACTGTAGGTCACTGAGTCACCATGGTCACTGTATTCTTGATGGAAATGGTTGTTTCTGCACTACTACCATGAGTCATCTGTATCAAcgtttagttttagttttttgtatCCTTATGATGTTTAGTACCCAGACTGACTGAGAGTATTatgtcacacacagacaacatctGCGAACATAATGTTAACATGGTGTCTAGAGGAAATTTGGGGGCTGCAAAATGTCACAATCTAGCTAGCTGTGAGTGGGTCATCGGTGGAAGAAAATTGACATAAAAGGGCATACTTTTTTTATTGCTATTTTTTTTGTCTACTGAATTTACATCTAATGACTATCAAAATTCacaatgattttcttttttaacttcGTTTTTGGTAAACAGTAAATACTGCAAGtaagattttatatttttacatatgttggttttattttgcgtttattcttttttatttatacacAACTTAGTTTGGATGTCTTTTAATGGTGTTTTGGGGGTTTTGGGGTGTGATTTCCTATGTCTTGAGAATGTGGagacaaaatgcatttcagtatTTTGGAATTGTTAAAATCTAGTTTCATAGATACATTTATCTATAGCGGAAATTCTGAtgttataaattatattttaattcatGTAAATAGTTTAAAAATGAAGATAATTACTTCCTTTTaaactgaatacatttctcttcagagattgtttacattattaaacTGTAGAAATGTTCCTCATAAACTGTAAAAAGTAAATATATTCATTGATTTGCCTCCaagaaataaaatcctaatgAACAAAATGTGATCATTTGAACATTATACATTTGCATTATATTATCAGTTATGAATAGAAGAGCAGGTTGAAGGTCCAATCTTTGTGGTTCAGAGATTTTTGTGCTAACACCACAAgtcaacacaacacaaactgtAATCAAAATAGTTTAATATCTTAATCCTTTTGGGCAAATACAAATCCATTATTGCCTGACGTTTAGCGACTGTTTACATTCAGTAGCTTACACATTCCTTGTCAATATTAACCAGCAGTTTGAGGGTATATCTATTTAAAGGCTTATAAAGCAAAACACAGTAGATAACATTACACCAGACACAACACAAGCTTACTTGGTATGATACTAAAATTTcgttttttaatgcagtgtttttGGGGAGATTGTAGATTGTCTATGTCAGCAGTTCTCCTTCCTAAAGGGACAAACTGTATCTAGCTAGTCTAGCGGATGGACGGGCAAACCGTGATTAAGACTCTCCCTGTTAATGTTGTCTGAAAGAGCCACTGGCCAATTTTCCGCTCGGCTCGTCCGCGATTCACATGTCAGTGTTATGCTCTCTTACTGAGTGTCCGTCATCAGCCTCAGACCCTCTGTGGCCACTCTGCCCTCATGTCAGGATGAGACACCACGAGCTTCACTTAGCACCACTGAGCATCACCTCATTATACAGGCAGCCCTGACCGCATCTCTTCCCTATTGGTTAAACTGGCAGGGGGTGCGGCTGCAGCATCACCGGCGGTGACGACACCAACAGTGCAGTGCTCAGCGCAGTGCTTACGTACGCCCAGTGCTGCGTGGGCGCCTGGGTGGTGTCTAGTGGTGACGCACGGCTCTGCTACACTGAAGGAAAGCCTGCCTCTTCTGACTCCCTCTGCCAATGAATTCTTCACGTTCAATTACTTTTGTTTTGTAAGACTTATGTATGACCCCAGTGGGACATGCACACTAAATGTATATGTAAGACTTATGTATGACCTCAGTGGGACATGCACACTAAATGTATATGTAAGACTTATGTATGGCCCCCAGTTGGACACACACTTTAAAACACACTATTTCCTGAAGTTGAATGCTGCATCGCAGCAAGGGTGATTGAGATCTGGCGGCGCCTATCTTGGTGTGAAGGACCAGCGCAGAGTGATGAATAACTTTTATATTACGTTAGGATAGGGGAGCATAGGTTGAACATCCATATGAATAAAATATGGGAATACACTGGTGAAATCAAGGAAAGGCTACTACATTATGTATTGAcagtgtggaagatggaaaagtGTTTGCAATTCATCAAGAAAAACTCTTCAGTCATTAGCATAACAGCtgattatttcaggtttaatcaAATATACGGGAACAGGTATCATGTCAACTActgagtacaagtacagagaccaacgcAGAGGACAACTGTCACGACAGTTGTTGTGATTTTACATTGCCAAGATTCAAACGTAAACTCCTTCCCAACTATACAGATTACAACACCAGTCCTTGCTGAATGCAGAAGCAAAAAGCAAAAAGCAAGGAATAGGTGCCGCCATGATGTAGCCTAGGGAAAAGGTTGAACACAGAAGTACATACAGGAGACATAGGAAATCGTAGAATGTCTCACACGACAGTTGGGGCTTGTTACGATTGGTGGTTTTGCTGAGTCATCTCTCCCAATAAGAAATGTTCACCTGTACAATACAATGGGAGCCCCTTGCTGATATTAAGATGTTCCCCCAAAAGGGAGACCTCTAGTGGTTTCTGCCAGGCCCTAACCTTCCACACATAGATGGACACTAGGAGCCTTGCTCAGCTGACATTCCACTCATTACAATGTGCCTGGATACAGagaatggaaatacattgaCCATGGAAGACATAGCCAGGGCCAGCCCTATGCGTAAGTGAAATAggcggtcgcttagggccccagACCACTAGGGGGccccccaaataaaattttgCTCAGGGCCCCCAATAGGCTAGGGCCGGCACTGGACATACCTATTGTCATTCATAGTGCAGTGAGTAAACAGAATAATGTGAATGTGAAGGACTAACCAAAGTACCGAAATAAATGTTcattagaaaaatacatattcCGCAACAGAATTTTGCCTATGCCAATAATAACCTACCTTGAACTGAGTTTTTATATTTCTCAGGAGGTCAAGTTCACATTTTTAAagcatactgtacatttcataAAAGTGTGTTCAGTGCACAGTAATGGGCTGCATTTAACTGTCCACACTACTCCAACCGGTGGATCCTCTGGCCTTTTACCATGTGTAGCTCAGTGTACAGCGCTGCAATAAGGCTATGACAAGCTAATGCTAAACGTTACTTGTTCAGTATACTGGAAGACTAAGTTAACGCTGAATAACTCTAGTATACTTCAAGGTTTTGATAGGGTAATGCTAACCAGCTCTAGCAGTCTGGTACGACGACACAAAGGTCCTGTCTTGGTGCAGTCACTAAGCCAGGACTGGGACCTCTCTAGTTTAGTTGATGACACATGTCTTTGACTGGGGGGCGGCTTCAGCTGCAGTTGCTGTTTAAGAGAATAAAGATACAGGATTAGAGCTCAGGATTCATGAACACAAAGCGTCACATACTAGAGTGCAGATTTAGGATCAGGTCCTCCCTGTCTAATCTTCTTATAATCTAAAAGAGAAAACGGATCCTAGATTAGCAACCCTACACTGAGACACTGGGGCCTTATCTCAAATGCACACAGTTGATTAAGCTTCAGAGCTATTCATTGTTTCAGAGATAGACCAATCAGTCCTCAGTGTTTTCCGCTTGGATTTAGCTTGTCCCCAAAGATGGATGCTGTTTGTAGTTTTCTTCCATTTGGTGTGATTGGTGCCCCAGGCTCCCAAATGTggttgtctgcctgtctgcgtgtgtacctgactgcctgtctgcgtgtgtacctgact
The window above is part of the Esox lucius isolate fEsoLuc1 chromosome 4, fEsoLuc1.pri, whole genome shotgun sequence genome. Proteins encoded here:
- the ppargc1b gene encoding peroxisome proliferator-activated receptor gamma coactivator 1-alpha isoform X1, whose translation is MADCDSLLDEELSSFVFNYLTENSGSQYGEEEVCSDRLDADFSDIDLSQLDASDFDSVNCLSELHWCNDQSDVSSASIHYSTGDSELFEIEENAALLAALTDSLDGMVEDVVGGLSVFPSLGEEPGEEEDLPFPSGSLSGGSLSPETEDPSLLKKLLLSPPNVPTGLELNKESSSLHRHSSRNQNLKPVRPLAKQRNSTQERRPRVPPPAGRLCTELHRHLTTAQEAEDTPSADTEEEEEEEDEEEDSESEDEEDEVEEEDESSSSEGETSTPPEPAKPQFTSEKELQSMVELIKYMHTYCLPTRKQAAWDRKERECPGQVRRARPECPPARIPSNCHKAAPQVQSSASRPRLAFTRRREVKANSLLRELLETVNSFDVSQPYRLHSPPYTHDRGATAKPARDRNTDLLCLAAHSNKPELAKDPAGSERDRVPEAPQSPYLEDTSFSVRRSRRLASFPSRFAKKGRASRLSAEPALGAQLPGEEDLPVKHPLGDDPGMDYILFNNSTSQTLVTADPGNPCCQQEKRACLCLPLTPKSTGDTQYANKPFEQTLGVELCGTAGLTPPTTPPHKPVEDELFKPEVKGESPPKGSWLNRTHSRKLPEQTELYAQLRKMGQASDTEPKVYRTFGDHDYCLLSLGESRKRSAAMLSHSLFRRSSPEEGREPKGEERLGLQLEDRLSSKTPEHLGIGTRATAASPQSASPHNSDEEGECSSRSPSPVLHSMCCQPHSPSSRPDFRCENSEMCYEEKQKNKISKSLFEIDEDNCQVFYIHNLPSSVTQTMLRKRFEAFGVPEDCKVITKNEERCGVIKFRQAPNGLQRQRRGEPVFQNGGVGVHRLSRKRYIDLDEAGPGPVKSKYDALDFDTLLKEAQKSLHR
- the ppargc1b gene encoding peroxisome proliferator-activated receptor gamma coactivator 1-beta isoform X2, with protein sequence MADCDSLLDEELSSFVFNYLTENSGSQYGEEEVCSDRLDADFSDIDLSQLDASDFDSVNCLSELHWCNDQSDVSSASIHYSTGDSELFEIEENAALLAALTDSLDGMVEDVVGGLSVFPSLGEEPGEEEDLPFPSGSLSGGSLSPETEDPSLLKKLLLSPPNVPTGLELNKESSSLHRHSSRNQNLKPVRPLAKRNSTQERRPRVPPPAGRLCTELHRHLTTAQEAEDTPSADTEEEEEEEDEEEDSESEDEEDEVEEEDESSSSEGETSTPPEPAKPQFTSEKELQSMVELIKYMHTYCLPTRKQAAWDRKERECPGQVRRARPECPPARIPSNCHKAAPQVQSSASRPRLAFTRRREVKANSLLRELLETVNSFDVSQPYRLHSPPYTHDRGATAKPARDRNTDLLCLAAHSNKPELAKDPAGSERDRVPEAPQSPYLEDTSFSVRRSRRLASFPSRFAKKGRASRLSAEPALGAQLPGEEDLPVKHPLGDDPGMDYILFNNSTSQTLVTADPGNPCCQQEKRACLCLPLTPKSTGDTQYANKPFEQTLGVELCGTAGLTPPTTPPHKPVEDELFKPEVKGESPPKGSWLNRTHSRKLPEQTELYAQLRKMGQASDTEPKVYRTFGDHDYCLLSLGESRKRSAAMLSHSLFRRSSPEEGREPKGEERLGLQLEDRLSSKTPEHLGIGTRATAASPQSASPHNSDEEGECSSRSPSPVLHSMCCQPHSPSSRPDFRCENSEMCYEEKQKNKISKSLFEIDEDNCQVFYIHNLPSSVTQTMLRKRFEAFGVPEDCKVITKNEERCGVIKFRQAPNGLQRQRRGEPVFQNGGVGVHRLSRKRYIDLDEAGPGPVKSKYDALDFDTLLKEAQKSLHR